The stretch of DNA GCGGAAACTTTTAGCGTATTCGGCGTAAGAAACAGGTTGGTGGCATTTGGTGCAGTAGATGTCATAAAGACTGCCATGAAATTCCGTCACGTGCTGATTGCCGGCTTTGGTGTCAAGATGGTCAACGTTTTGGGTAATTAAATCACCTTTTTCGTTGCAAAGCTCAGCGATTTTTTGGTGAATGGCGTTAGGCTTGGCATCAGGAAAGTACATGTTGTCCATAACGAATTTGTAGAAAAAGTCGGGCCGATTATAAAGGGTAGTGTCACTTAAGATCGTTTCAGGGCTTTCAGACACGCCGTCATAGATTCCGTTTTTTGAACGATAGTCAGGGATGCCAGAATGAGTAGAAACGCCGGCACCTGTTAAAAAGGTAATGTGCTGGGCTTGGTCAATGTCGTTTTTTAATTCAGTTATTTGTTTTGGGTCAATCATGTTTTCACAGCTTTCTTAAAAATAATTTACTATCTGTAGTTTACTACAATGTGGTTCCAATGAACGAGTTTAGTAAGGTAGATTAAAGCTTTTGAGTTTTTAAACCAGACAAATATTATTTAACAAATTCAACTCTACCTGAGGCCCACATGGTGTAGAAAAACAGGATTATACAAATTATTGCTGAAATAACTAGTCCTAAAA from Lactobacillus sp. ESL0785 encodes:
- a CDS encoding NAD-dependent protein deacylase — encoded protein: MIDPKQITELKNDIDQAQHITFLTGAGVSTHSGIPDYRSKNGIYDGVSESPETILSDTTLYNRPDFFYKFVMDNMYFPDAKPNAIHQKIAELCNEKGDLITQNVDHLDTKAGNQHVTEFHGSLYDIYCTKCHQPVSYAEYAKSFRHENCGGIIRPGIVLYGEAINGDNLSKSVNAMQNSDLVIISGTSFVVYPFAQLLSYRQNGAKVWAINKTEIPAAGISAIIADALDVFEQI